In the Sediminibacter sp. Hel_I_10 genome, one interval contains:
- a CDS encoding transporter, translating into MLSRYIALFVLFLLSSEGFSQGKIDGFYRGQGNLTTVLGFGYEDNRNYLIGREPSDLSRSTRYLSLFASYGISDNIDVQTSIPYIDNERSSNFQDLSLFAKYRFLNKSTSKGNFQLSFGLGFSTPLSPYDVGGLFDIGQRATILDTRILAHYQWHTQWFVTAQTGFSYKLEEVPNSIPVAIKIGKAANRWYYDVYYEHQYTFGGIDYRGTPRPQNFRELGVDYHKIGATLYRKIFGNFGTYISYSHIFAGRNVFQGPSYGLGLVYDFRE; encoded by the coding sequence ATGTTATCAAGATATATCGCACTATTTGTTTTGTTTTTACTGTCTTCGGAAGGATTTTCTCAAGGAAAAATTGATGGATTTTACCGTGGTCAAGGAAATCTTACCACCGTTTTAGGTTTTGGTTATGAAGACAATAGGAATTATTTGATAGGTCGTGAACCTTCTGATCTTAGCCGAAGTACGAGATATTTGTCGCTTTTTGCATCATATGGTATCTCAGATAATATTGATGTACAGACATCTATACCCTATATAGACAATGAACGTTCTAGCAACTTTCAAGACCTGTCGCTTTTTGCAAAATATCGGTTTTTGAATAAAAGCACCTCAAAAGGTAATTTTCAACTCAGCTTTGGATTAGGCTTTTCTACTCCTCTAAGTCCTTATGATGTTGGTGGTCTTTTCGATATTGGACAGCGCGCAACCATTTTAGACACAAGAATTTTAGCGCATTATCAGTGGCATACACAATGGTTTGTAACTGCACAAACCGGATTTTCTTATAAGTTAGAAGAAGTTCCCAATAGCATTCCTGTTGCCATAAAAATAGGAAAAGCAGCCAACCGTTGGTATTATGATGTGTACTATGAGCATCAATACACTTTTGGCGGCATCGATTACAGAGGAACCCCAAGACCTCAAAACTTTAGGGAATTAGGAGTAGATTATCATAAAATTGGGGCAACACTGTATCGAAAGATCTTTGGTAATTTTGGCACTTATATAAGTTACTCCCACATTTTTGCTGGCAGAAATGTTTTTCAAGGCCCAAGTTATGGCCTGGGACTCGTGTATGATTTTAGAGAGTAA
- the rlmH gene encoding 23S rRNA (pseudouridine(1915)-N(3))-methyltransferase RlmH, whose translation MTIKLLAIGKTDNKDLQSLINDYQKRLGFYVKFDFEIIPDLKKVKNLSEDQQKQKEGELILSKLQPTDVLVLLDENGKQFDSVMFSNYLQKHMNSGIKQLVLVIGGPYGFSSDVYQKAKGKLSLSKMTFSHQMIRLFIIEQLYRGFTILKNEPYHHR comes from the coding sequence ATGACAATTAAACTTCTGGCCATTGGTAAAACCGATAATAAAGACCTTCAGTCTCTTATAAACGACTACCAGAAACGTTTGGGATTTTATGTGAAATTCGATTTTGAAATTATACCAGATCTCAAAAAAGTTAAAAACCTTAGCGAAGATCAACAAAAGCAAAAAGAGGGTGAGCTCATTCTCAGTAAATTGCAACCTACAGATGTGTTAGTATTATTAGATGAAAACGGAAAACAGTTTGATTCTGTTATGTTTTCAAACTATCTTCAAAAGCACATGAACTCAGGAATCAAACAGTTGGTTTTAGTTATTGGAGGGCCTTACGGTTTTTCATCTGACGTCTACCAAAAGGCAAAAGGAAAGCTCTCCCTTTCTAAAATGACGTTTTCACACCAAATGATTCGCTTATTTATCATCGAGCAATTGTACCGTGGTTTCACCATTCTAAAGAATGAGCCTTACCATCACCGATAA
- the nadC gene encoding carboxylating nicotinate-nucleotide diphosphorylase, with translation MISEEQFHKEIELIIANAIREDVGDGDHSSLACIPKDAMGKAKLLVKDQGVIAGVAFAKQVFSHIDKDMKVETRIEDGAQVKYGDIVFYVEGASQSILKAERLVLNAMQRMSAIATKTKTFVDLLEGTGTKILDTRKTTPGIRALEKWAVKIGGGENHRFALYDMIMLKDNHIDFAGGITKAIHKTKDYLKATGRDLKIIVEARSLDEIKEILQAEGVYRILIDNFNYEDTRTAVKLIGDTCLTESSGGINEKTLRLYAECGVDYISSGALTHSVYNMDLSLKAVE, from the coding sequence ATGATTTCAGAAGAACAATTCCATAAAGAAATAGAACTTATAATCGCTAATGCCATTAGAGAAGATGTTGGTGATGGTGACCATAGCTCATTGGCGTGCATTCCTAAAGATGCCATGGGCAAAGCAAAATTGTTGGTAAAGGATCAAGGCGTTATCGCTGGTGTGGCATTTGCAAAGCAGGTTTTTAGCCATATCGACAAAGACATGAAGGTTGAAACACGCATAGAAGACGGGGCTCAAGTAAAATATGGCGACATTGTTTTTTATGTGGAAGGGGCATCACAGTCTATTTTAAAAGCAGAGCGTTTAGTGCTTAACGCCATGCAACGTATGAGTGCTATTGCCACTAAAACCAAAACATTTGTAGATCTATTGGAAGGGACAGGTACAAAAATACTTGATACCAGAAAGACCACTCCAGGAATTAGAGCTTTAGAAAAATGGGCAGTTAAGATAGGTGGCGGCGAGAATCACCGCTTTGCCTTGTATGACATGATCATGCTAAAGGACAATCATATTGACTTTGCAGGTGGCATCACTAAAGCCATCCATAAAACCAAAGACTATTTGAAAGCTACCGGACGCGATTTGAAAATTATTGTTGAGGCGAGAAGTCTTGATGAAATCAAGGAAATTTTACAAGCCGAAGGCGTTTACCGCATCTTGATTGATAATTTTAATTATGAGGATACAAGAACCGCTGTTAAGCTTATTGGCGATACCTGTTTAACTGAATCTTCGGGAGGCATCAATGAAAAGACGTTACGATTATATGCAGAATGTGGCGTAGATTATATTTCTTCTGGAGCATTGACACATTCAGTATATAATATGGATTTGAGCTTAAAAGCCGTAGAATAG
- a CDS encoding YihY/virulence factor BrkB family protein, translating into MNSEENIEDIVEHKLERAPVFKHIIKLFKFIKLPALEGLTLYDFMRIYIRGVIKGALTARASAIAFSFFTAIFPFLLFVIILIPYIPVEGFEAEFRSFLNSILPPQTSDFFFDNIFQNIYKDGTAGLVSTVFVLSLLLMANGVNSLFSGFESSYHQQLTRNVLKQYLYALGVALILVVLLIVTIVVLGYFQIYVVKELLEAFERQGFNTQDGSVIWYELAKYAFFITMLYFATATIYYFGTKEGRHSRFFSAGALLTTILIIVFSYLFGLYITYFSTYNELYGSIGALLILLFYLWLNSNLLLLGFELNATIRRLKRKNDND; encoded by the coding sequence TTGAATTCAGAAGAAAACATAGAGGATATTGTTGAGCATAAACTAGAAAGAGCTCCTGTATTTAAACATATCATCAAGCTCTTTAAGTTTATAAAACTACCTGCTCTAGAGGGCTTGACGCTCTATGATTTTATGCGTATTTATATTAGAGGTGTCATTAAAGGGGCTTTAACAGCTAGAGCAAGTGCCATTGCATTTAGCTTTTTTACGGCTATTTTCCCTTTTCTGTTATTTGTTATTATTCTCATTCCTTATATCCCTGTGGAAGGGTTTGAGGCAGAATTCCGTTCCTTTCTCAATTCTATTTTACCGCCACAAACTTCAGACTTTTTTTTCGATAATATTTTTCAGAACATCTACAAAGATGGCACTGCAGGCTTAGTCTCTACAGTATTTGTCTTGTCTTTGCTTTTAATGGCAAATGGCGTGAACTCGCTTTTTTCAGGATTTGAAAGCTCATACCATCAACAGCTTACAAGAAATGTTTTAAAGCAATACCTCTACGCATTAGGAGTGGCGCTAATTTTGGTGGTATTATTAATAGTGACCATTGTGGTACTGGGATATTTTCAAATTTATGTGGTTAAAGAATTGCTTGAAGCTTTTGAAAGGCAGGGCTTTAATACGCAAGATGGATCTGTGATATGGTATGAGCTGGCCAAATATGCCTTTTTTATAACCATGCTCTATTTTGCAACGGCAACCATTTATTATTTTGGGACAAAGGAGGGAAGGCATTCCCGCTTTTTTTCGGCTGGAGCACTATTAACTACCATATTGATCATAGTATTTTCGTATCTTTTCGGGCTATATATTACATATTTCTCAACATATAATGAATTATATGGTTCCATTGGTGCCCTGCTGATCTTGCTGTTTTACCTCTGGTTGAATTCAAATTTACTGTTGCTAGGTTTTGAACTAAATGCGACAATAAGACGTTTAAAAAGAAAAAATGACAATGACTAA
- a CDS encoding DUF2147 domain-containing protein encodes MTKIAILILVQLLSFNSYAQDIVGKWKTIDDNSGIAKSIVEVYEKDGEIFGKVIEIFNEAKQDVRCIDCEGVDEDRLVLGMDIIKNMEYEDEAYRNGTITNPENGKIYDCRLKLEDDKLQVRGYVAFFYRTQYWIRVEE; translated from the coding sequence ATGACTAAAATTGCAATCCTAATACTCGTACAGCTTCTAAGTTTTAATAGTTATGCCCAAGATATCGTTGGAAAATGGAAGACCATTGATGATAATTCTGGAATAGCTAAATCTATTGTTGAGGTTTATGAAAAGGACGGTGAAATTTTTGGTAAGGTGATCGAGATTTTTAATGAAGCCAAACAAGATGTGAGGTGCATTGATTGCGAAGGTGTAGATGAAGACAGGCTGGTGTTGGGCATGGATATCATCAAAAACATGGAATACGAAGATGAGGCTTATCGAAACGGCACCATCACCAATCCCGAAAACGGAAAAATTTACGACTGCCGTTTGAAATTAGAGGACGATAAATTACAAGTAAGAGGCTACGTTGCCTTTTTTTACAGAACACAATATTGGATTAGGGTAGAAGAGTAA
- the priA gene encoding primosomal protein N' → MSYFINVILPIPLEKSFTYAITMAEAEFLKPGMRVSVPFGKSKIYTGLVETIHNNAPQVYEAKQIHQILDEEPLVTKIQLKHWNWIANYYLCSTGEVMRAALPNGFILESETVITKNTEAQINDLELEDDEFVVFEALQHQSSLKIQDLMSILDKKNVLPIIKRLLQKEVINVQEEIYEKYKPKLVRYVKLSPRFTSEKGLHELLDDLSRAPKQRDVVMTMFSVSARTKKPIKVSDLSSESDASSSIIKTLIDKGVFEEYHIQIDRVQYDGDENEASKHLNEHQEKALAEISESFKNENITLLHGVTSSGKTEIYVKLIEAQLAQGKQVLYLLPEIALTTQLVDRLQTYFGQKVAVFHSKYSSNERVEVWNNVLANAENAQIVLGARSSVLLPFQNLGLIIVDEEHETSYKQFDPAPRYHARDAAIVLAALFKAKTLLGSATPSLESYFNVQQQKYGLVELNHRFNEVLMPDIELIDIKDKQKRKQMKGHFSDRLITEIEDTLKEQHQVILFQNRRGFSPIVECNTCGHSPQCPNCDVSLTFHQYKNQLRCHYCGYNTIMHKSCEACGSPEIDSKGFGTEQIEQEAKVLFPDHKVARMDLDTTRGKYGYEKIITALEQQEIDILVGTQMLTKGLDFRNVKLVGIMNADNMLNFPDFRAHERSYHLMAQVSGRAGRTKERGKVLIQTYNPYHRILQQVSTNDFKQMYEEQMEDRRIYKYPPIFRMIKITLKHKDYQKVNVGADWYARSLRTVFGEHVLGPEFPPVARIRNQYLKHILVKIPPKQSLGKTKEAISKINISFLSVKDFRPIRIILNVDNY, encoded by the coding sequence CTGAGTTACTTTATCAACGTCATACTGCCAATCCCTTTAGAAAAGAGTTTTACTTACGCTATAACCATGGCAGAGGCAGAATTTCTTAAGCCAGGGATGCGCGTGTCTGTTCCTTTTGGTAAAAGTAAGATTTACACAGGGCTTGTTGAGACCATTCACAACAACGCACCACAAGTGTACGAAGCCAAGCAAATTCATCAGATTTTAGATGAAGAGCCCTTAGTCACAAAAATTCAACTCAAACATTGGAACTGGATTGCAAACTATTACCTCTGTAGCACAGGTGAGGTTATGCGCGCTGCATTACCAAATGGTTTTATCTTAGAAAGTGAAACTGTAATTACAAAAAATACAGAGGCCCAGATCAACGATTTAGAGCTTGAAGATGATGAGTTCGTGGTTTTTGAGGCACTCCAACATCAATCATCTCTAAAGATTCAGGATTTGATGTCTATTTTGGATAAGAAAAACGTGCTTCCAATTATCAAGAGACTGTTGCAAAAAGAAGTCATCAACGTTCAAGAAGAGATTTACGAAAAATACAAGCCTAAATTAGTGCGCTACGTGAAGTTGTCACCTAGGTTTACTTCGGAAAAAGGATTACACGAGTTATTGGATGACTTAAGTAGAGCGCCAAAACAAAGGGATGTTGTAATGACTATGTTCTCGGTGTCTGCAAGAACAAAAAAACCGATTAAGGTGTCTGATCTGTCTTCAGAAAGTGACGCGTCCTCATCCATTATAAAAACCTTAATTGATAAAGGTGTTTTTGAAGAATACCATATACAAATCGATCGTGTACAATATGATGGCGATGAAAACGAAGCCTCAAAACACTTAAATGAACATCAAGAGAAAGCCCTAGCGGAAATTTCCGAATCTTTTAAAAACGAAAACATCACCTTACTTCATGGGGTCACCTCCTCTGGTAAGACCGAAATCTACGTTAAGCTCATCGAGGCGCAGTTAGCTCAAGGCAAACAAGTGCTTTATCTTTTGCCTGAAATTGCTCTAACAACACAATTAGTAGACCGCTTACAGACCTATTTTGGTCAAAAAGTGGCGGTGTTTCATAGTAAATATTCTTCCAACGAACGGGTTGAGGTTTGGAACAACGTATTGGCCAATGCCGAAAATGCTCAAATTGTTCTTGGCGCAAGATCCAGTGTGTTGTTGCCGTTTCAAAATCTAGGTTTAATCATTGTAGATGAAGAGCATGAGACTTCATATAAACAATTTGATCCAGCACCACGATATCATGCTAGAGATGCAGCTATTGTTCTAGCGGCTCTTTTTAAGGCCAAAACCCTTTTGGGTTCTGCCACACCAAGTTTAGAAAGCTACTTTAATGTACAGCAACAAAAGTACGGTTTGGTAGAATTGAACCATCGTTTCAATGAGGTGTTGATGCCCGACATAGAATTGATTGACATTAAGGATAAGCAAAAGCGCAAACAAATGAAAGGGCATTTTAGCGATAGGCTTATCACAGAAATTGAAGACACTTTGAAAGAGCAGCATCAAGTGATCCTCTTTCAAAATAGACGTGGATTTTCGCCTATTGTAGAATGTAATACCTGCGGGCACTCCCCGCAATGTCCAAACTGTGATGTCAGTTTAACGTTTCACCAGTATAAAAACCAATTGCGTTGTCACTACTGCGGTTATAATACCATCATGCACAAAAGCTGTGAAGCTTGTGGCAGTCCAGAGATTGATTCTAAGGGTTTTGGTACAGAGCAGATCGAGCAAGAGGCTAAGGTACTCTTTCCAGACCATAAGGTGGCCCGAATGGATCTAGATACCACACGAGGAAAATATGGTTATGAAAAAATAATAACCGCCTTAGAGCAGCAAGAAATAGATATTTTAGTAGGAACTCAGATGCTTACCAAGGGGCTAGATTTTAGAAACGTTAAGTTAGTGGGCATTATGAATGCGGATAATATGCTTAATTTTCCAGATTTTAGAGCACATGAGCGCAGTTATCATTTAATGGCCCAAGTTTCTGGTAGGGCAGGTCGTACTAAAGAACGAGGTAAAGTGCTGATTCAAACTTATAATCCATACCATCGTATTTTGCAACAGGTCTCTACCAACGATTTTAAGCAAATGTACGAGGAGCAGATGGAGGATAGGCGTATCTATAAATATCCACCAATATTCCGGATGATCAAAATTACCCTAAAACATAAAGACTATCAAAAGGTCAATGTGGGTGCAGATTGGTATGCAAGATCTTTAAGGACCGTTTTTGGAGAACATGTTTTAGGACCAGAGTTTCCGCCTGTAGCACGCATAAGAAATCAGTACCTCAAGCATATCTTGGTGAAGATCCCGCCAAAACAATCGTTGGGCAAAACTAAAGAGGCCATTTCAAAAATTAATATCAGTTTTCTAAGCGTCAAAGACTTTAGACCAATTCGTATCATCCTTAATGTTGATAATTATTAA
- a CDS encoding LytTR family DNA-binding domain-containing protein encodes MTLNCVVVDDSAIQRLSIVKLIENHSSLNLIAEYSSALETKNGLNTHKVDLIFLDIEMPVLNGFELLDVLNNKPQIIFVTGKTEYAFKAFNYDATDYLHKPITRERFNQSVEKAVEQHKLKLDFNETDGEHIFVKSNLKKRKVYIKDIKWIEALGDYVKLVTEENSLVVLSTMKAFEHELPEGKFLRIHKSYIVNLDKVDRFNSKNVEVGAYEIPLSRNKKTQLVDALNNI; translated from the coding sequence ATGACTTTAAACTGTGTAGTAGTTGATGATTCTGCAATTCAGCGCTTGTCCATTGTAAAGTTAATTGAGAACCATTCCTCACTTAACCTCATTGCAGAATACAGTAGCGCGTTAGAAACCAAAAATGGGCTAAACACCCATAAAGTTGATTTGATCTTCTTAGATATTGAAATGCCTGTTCTTAATGGCTTTGAATTGCTAGACGTACTAAACAACAAACCCCAAATTATTTTTGTTACCGGTAAAACCGAGTATGCATTTAAAGCTTTTAATTATGATGCAACGGATTACCTTCACAAACCCATCACCAGAGAACGTTTTAACCAATCTGTAGAAAAGGCTGTTGAGCAGCATAAATTGAAATTAGATTTCAATGAAACAGATGGCGAACACATCTTTGTAAAAAGTAACCTTAAGAAACGTAAAGTTTATATTAAGGACATTAAATGGATTGAGGCTCTTGGTGACTACGTGAAGTTAGTTACTGAAGAAAACAGCTTAGTGGTGTTATCCACAATGAAAGCGTTTGAGCATGAACTGCCAGAAGGCAAGTTTTTAAGAATTCATAAATCCTATATTGTCAACCTAGATAAGGTCGATCGCTTCAATAGTAAAAATGTTGAAGTTGGCGCATACGAAATTCCGTTGAGCCGAAACAAAAAGACTCAATTGGTTGATGCACTAAATAACATTTAA
- the rpsF gene encoding 30S ribosomal protein S6, producing MNHYETVFILNPVLSDDQIKETVKKYEDFLVSRGAKMVAKEDWGLKKLAYPIQNKKSGFYHLFEYTVDGEAIGPLELEFRRDERFMRYLTVSLDKHAIAWAEKRRIRDKQKA from the coding sequence ATGAATCATTATGAAACTGTTTTCATCTTAAATCCCGTTTTATCTGATGACCAGATAAAGGAAACAGTAAAGAAATATGAAGATTTTCTTGTTTCTAGAGGAGCTAAGATGGTAGCCAAAGAAGATTGGGGGCTGAAAAAATTGGCGTACCCAATCCAAAACAAAAAAAGTGGATTTTACCACTTATTTGAGTACACTGTAGATGGAGAAGCCATTGGCCCACTAGAGTTGGAATTTAGACGTGATGAGCGCTTTATGCGTTACTTAACGGTAAGTTTAGACAAGCACGCTATTGCTTGGGCTGAAAAAAGAAGAATCAGAGATAAACAAAAAGCGTAA
- the rpsR gene encoding 30S ribosomal protein S18, with product MSSIEQQAKGKKDGEIRYLTPLNIDTTKAKKYCRFKKSGIKYVDYKDADWLMGFVNEQGKILPRRLTGTSLKFQRKVSVAVKRARHLALMPYVGDLLK from the coding sequence ATGTCTTCAATTGAACAACAAGCAAAAGGAAAGAAAGACGGAGAGATCAGATATCTTACACCGTTAAATATAGACACGACCAAAGCTAAGAAATACTGTCGTTTTAAAAAATCTGGTATTAAGTACGTAGATTATAAAGACGCAGATTGGCTTATGGGCTTTGTTAATGAACAAGGTAAAATTTTACCAAGACGTTTAACAGGAACATCTTTGAAATTTCAAAGAAAAGTATCTGTTGCCGTTAAACGCGCTCGTCATTTGGCTTTAATGCCTTATGTTGGGGATTTATTAAAATAA
- the rplI gene encoding 50S ribosomal protein L9 translates to MELILKQDVDNLGFKDDIVTVKNGYGRNFLIPQGQAVMATSSAKKVLEETLRQRAYKEKTIIAEAEKTAEALKTLDIKLTAKAGTGATAGDKLFGSITNMDLASALKNEGHDIDKKFIAVTGGNIKRLGQYDAVIRLHRSVTVDLTFEVIAEA, encoded by the coding sequence ATGGAACTTATATTAAAACAAGACGTTGATAATTTAGGATTTAAAGACGATATTGTAACAGTAAAGAACGGTTATGGTAGAAATTTTTTAATTCCTCAAGGTCAAGCTGTAATGGCGACTTCTTCTGCTAAAAAAGTATTAGAAGAAACCTTAAGACAAAGAGCTTACAAAGAGAAAACAATTATCGCTGAGGCTGAAAAAACAGCAGAAGCGCTTAAGACTCTAGATATTAAATTAACTGCTAAGGCTGGTACAGGAGCAACTGCTGGTGATAAATTATTTGGTTCTATTACCAATATGGATTTAGCTAGCGCGCTTAAGAATGAAGGTCATGATATCGATAAGAAATTTATCGCTGTTACTGGTGGTAACATTAAGCGTCTAGGACAGTATGATGCTGTAATTAGATTGCACCGTTCTGTAACTGTTGATTTAACTTTTGAAGTTATCGCAGAAGCATAA
- a CDS encoding DUF6495 family protein: MKYSRLTKEQFEELKQEFINFLATQSITAEEWEDIKTNTPETAEQELDVFSDLIWEGVLSKVKYLEHISPQQMHLFHCAKKEMRLIALKIKKEDIDITTTEGYDWFRQNLLSDDVEFFTAKKEYSEDKGVDKFKLIQEGANITKGELYNYFEKLVSK, from the coding sequence ATGAAATATTCTAGACTCACCAAAGAGCAGTTTGAAGAGCTCAAACAAGAGTTCATAAATTTCTTAGCAACTCAATCCATTACAGCAGAAGAGTGGGAAGACATCAAAACCAATACACCTGAAACGGCAGAGCAGGAGCTAGACGTGTTTAGCGACTTGATTTGGGAGGGGGTCTTGTCTAAAGTAAAATATTTAGAGCACATTTCTCCACAGCAAATGCATTTGTTTCATTGCGCTAAAAAGGAAATGAGGTTGATTGCACTTAAAATTAAGAAAGAGGATATCGATATTACCACAACCGAAGGTTACGATTGGTTCAGGCAAAACCTATTGTCTGATGATGTCGAGTTTTTTACGGCTAAAAAAGAATATTCTGAAGATAAAGGAGTAGATAAGTTCAAACTCATTCAAGAGGGCGCTAACATTACAAAAGGAGAATTGTACAACTACTTTGAGAAATTAGTAAGCAAATAG
- a CDS encoding GyrI-like domain-containing protein, giving the protein MTASSTAHQKRIHQVLDYIEAHLEDNLSLETLSGLTHYSPFHFHRIFKMVTGETPNGYVKRKRIEKAASVLLRKKDITISELSFRYSFTSNSSFTRAFKSFYGLSPTDFRRKSKGTYSKISQMNRKNGQAITKFDAYVCTTNPLQKDILMTDHISVATKNPISFVGIPIIGKHNSNQAFEKLLNWAGSRGLLRTPNFKMASIFYDSLKITSEANVRMSAGLLVEQPVEMDDTVAMVHFPESNYIIGHFEIGMDQFEASWTSLFMYMNANGYKKTDQPVFQLYHNNYNEHPEKKCIVDLYIPVT; this is encoded by the coding sequence ATGACAGCATCCTCAACAGCCCATCAAAAGAGAATACACCAAGTACTTGATTATATTGAGGCTCATCTAGAAGACAATTTATCGTTAGAGACACTTTCTGGACTTACTCACTACAGTCCGTTTCATTTTCATCGCATCTTTAAAATGGTTACAGGAGAAACTCCTAATGGCTATGTCAAACGAAAGCGTATTGAAAAAGCGGCTTCTGTGTTACTTCGGAAAAAGGACATCACGATTTCCGAACTTTCATTTCGATATAGTTTCACGAGCAATTCTTCATTTACCAGAGCTTTCAAGTCTTTTTATGGTTTGAGTCCGACTGATTTCCGAAGAAAGAGCAAAGGAACCTATAGCAAGATTAGTCAAATGAATCGCAAGAACGGACAAGCGATCACCAAATTTGATGCCTATGTTTGCACCACTAATCCACTGCAAAAAGACATTTTAATGACCGATCACATTTCAGTAGCAACTAAAAACCCTATCTCATTTGTTGGCATTCCAATTATTGGCAAGCACAACTCAAACCAAGCTTTTGAAAAACTGTTAAATTGGGCTGGGTCCCGTGGCCTTTTAAGAACTCCCAACTTTAAAATGGCAAGTATTTTTTACGATAGCCTAAAAATTACCAGTGAAGCAAACGTAAGGATGAGCGCAGGACTTTTAGTAGAGCAACCTGTAGAAATGGACGACACGGTAGCTATGGTTCACTTTCCAGAAAGCAACTATATTATTGGACATTTTGAAATTGGCATGGATCAATTTGAAGCGTCTTGGACGTCTTTATTTATGTACATGAATGCCAATGGTTATAAAAAGACAGATCAGCCCGTTTTTCAGCTGTATCATAATAATTACAACGAACATCCCGAGAAGAAATGTATTGTCGATTTATATATTCCCGTGACCTAG
- a CDS encoding ABC transporter permease: MFSLVKENIYIAFDAIRSQLLRTILTILIIAIGITALVGILSAVSALENTISSDFSSMGANTFNIQRYDFNNQRANDNEKIKPVISYRDVKTFKEDYQFPFTKTSISFVGTATAEVKYDNEKTDPEVQVYGVNENFITNSGLEVKLGRDLNYFDVENSNSVCVIGSDLRKALLKDVNPLNKTISIRGAKFKVIGVLKEKGATFGNNQDLRVLLPLQKARTIFTNSNINYSLSVKTDKKDMLEGAQDEAILLFRNIRGLRPVEDNNFGIERSDDLINRIGAITGILSTVAWIVSIITIFGSTIALLNMMLVSVSERTREIGVRKALGAKRATIAFQFFIETIIIGQLGGAVGIILGVLAGWGVSAAAGFDFTTPWLAMISAVIITFIVAVLSGLMPAIKAAKLDPVESLRYE; the protein is encoded by the coding sequence ATGTTTTCATTAGTAAAGGAAAATATTTACATCGCCTTTGACGCGATTAGAAGTCAACTGCTACGCACCATTCTTACCATTTTGATTATTGCCATAGGCATCACTGCCTTAGTGGGGATTTTAAGTGCCGTTTCGGCTTTGGAGAACACCATTTCGAGCGACTTCTCTTCAATGGGCGCCAACACCTTTAACATTCAGCGTTACGATTTCAACAATCAGCGCGCTAACGATAATGAAAAAATCAAGCCTGTCATCAGCTACAGGGACGTTAAGACCTTTAAAGAAGATTATCAATTTCCGTTCACCAAAACCTCCATTTCGTTTGTGGGCACAGCAACGGCCGAAGTTAAATACGATAATGAAAAGACCGATCCTGAAGTTCAAGTTTACGGGGTTAATGAAAATTTTATCACCAACTCTGGCCTAGAAGTAAAGCTGGGTAGAGATCTTAACTATTTTGATGTTGAGAATAGCAATTCGGTATGTGTGATTGGCAGTGATTTGAGAAAAGCATTACTTAAAGATGTCAACCCCTTAAATAAAACTATTAGTATAAGAGGCGCTAAATTTAAGGTCATTGGGGTGCTCAAAGAAAAGGGCGCCACGTTTGGGAACAATCAAGATCTTAGGGTTTTGCTACCATTACAAAAAGCGAGAACCATTTTTACCAACTCAAACATCAACTACAGTTTAAGCGTTAAAACAGACAAAAAAGACATGCTAGAAGGTGCTCAAGACGAGGCTATCTTACTCTTTAGAAATATTAGAGGCTTACGACCGGTTGAAGACAACAACTTTGGGATAGAACGCAGCGACGACCTTATCAATAGAATTGGTGCCATTACAGGGATTCTATCTACTGTGGCCTGGATTGTAAGTATTATCACCATTTTTGGCTCTACCATTGCGCTTCTCAACATGATGCTGGTATCTGTCTCTGAGCGTACCCGAGAAATCGGTGTTCGAAAAGCCTTAGGTGCCAAGCGCGCTACCATTGCATTTCAATTTTTTATAGAAACCATTATCATTGGGCAGTTGGGTGGTGCCGTTGGTATCATCTTAGGGGTTTTAGCAGGTTGGGGCGTTTCGGCAGCAGCAGGATTCGATTTCACAACACCTTGGTTGGCCATGATAAGCGCCGTGATCATCACTTTTATAGTGGCCGTTTTATCTGGATTAATGCCCGCCATTAAAGCGGCGAAACTAGATCCTGTAGAGAGTTTAAGATATGAATAA